In Paraburkholderia bryophila, a single genomic region encodes these proteins:
- a CDS encoding tautomerase family protein, with the protein MPIVTIQVTREGSKPGNDSVTADEKARLIAGVSQVLLDVLNKPLDSTFVVIEEVNLENWGWGGMPVDAFRKQRALKPD; encoded by the coding sequence ATGCCCATCGTCACGATCCAGGTGACCCGCGAGGGGTCCAAACCCGGCAACGATTCCGTCACCGCCGACGAAAAAGCCCGGCTCATCGCGGGTGTCAGCCAGGTGCTGCTCGACGTGCTGAACAAGCCGCTCGACTCGACCTTTGTCGTCATTGAAGAGGTGAACCTGGAGAACTGGGGGTGGGGCGGCATGCCGGTCGACGCGTTCCGCAAACAGCGGGCATTGAAGCCGGATTGA
- a CDS encoding TetR/AcrR family transcriptional regulator, whose translation MMKKRGQASEPVPDTRERILRTASELFYQEGTRAVGVDLIVARAGVAKTSLYRHFGTKDDLIEAFLLLEDKDFWQHWDAVAAQHKGAPREELDAQLQWIGERIARPGYRGCPQINIAAEYADDSHPARKVAVAHKRELRHRLAELARAMRIDEPQTFALRMGTIIDGALSSGRALHGEGPVVFLQALAKLLIPKKTKK comes from the coding sequence ATGATGAAGAAGCGAGGGCAGGCGAGCGAACCCGTTCCCGATACGCGCGAACGCATTCTGCGGACCGCTAGCGAACTGTTCTATCAGGAAGGCACGCGTGCGGTGGGCGTCGATCTGATCGTGGCGCGCGCGGGGGTTGCCAAGACCAGTTTGTATCGTCACTTCGGGACCAAAGACGATCTGATCGAAGCCTTCCTGCTGCTTGAAGATAAAGATTTCTGGCAGCACTGGGACGCGGTTGCGGCGCAGCACAAAGGCGCGCCGCGCGAAGAACTGGACGCCCAATTGCAATGGATCGGCGAGCGCATTGCGCGGCCGGGCTATCGCGGCTGCCCGCAGATCAACATTGCCGCCGAATATGCGGACGACAGCCACCCGGCGCGCAAGGTGGCGGTTGCGCATAAGCGGGAGTTGCGGCATCGGCTCGCGGAGCTGGCGCGCGCCATGCGCATCGACGAGCCGCAGACGTTCGCCTTACGGATGGGCACGATCATCGACGGTGCGTTGAGCAGCGGGCGGGCGCTGCATGGGGAAGGGCCCGTGGTGTTTCTGCAGGCACTGGCGAAGCTGCTGATTCCGAAGAAAACGAAGAAGTGA
- a CDS encoding SDR family NAD(P)-dependent oxidoreductase: MSTSQKVVVVTGASQGIGAEIVKAFRKLDYRVVATARSVSPSDDPNVLTVAGDIADPATAQRVIAAAVERFGRVDTLVNNAGIFIAKPFTQYSAEDYAAAIGVNVSGFFHITQLAIAEMEKHASGHVVTITTSLVDHAIDGVPSVLASLTKGGLNAATKSLAIEYAKRGIRANAVSPGIIKSPMHAEQTHAALGALHPMGHMGEMSDIVNAVLYLDAAPFVTGEILHVDGGQSAGH; this comes from the coding sequence ATGAGCACGTCACAAAAAGTCGTCGTCGTCACCGGCGCATCCCAAGGCATTGGCGCGGAAATCGTCAAGGCGTTCCGCAAGCTGGATTACCGGGTCGTCGCTACCGCGCGCTCGGTCAGCCCGTCGGACGATCCCAATGTGCTGACCGTCGCCGGCGATATCGCCGATCCGGCCACCGCGCAGCGCGTAATCGCCGCAGCGGTCGAGCGCTTTGGCCGCGTCGACACGCTGGTCAACAACGCCGGCATCTTCATCGCCAAGCCGTTCACGCAGTATTCCGCGGAAGACTATGCGGCCGCCATCGGCGTCAACGTGTCCGGTTTCTTCCACATCACGCAACTGGCGATCGCCGAGATGGAAAAGCACGCGAGCGGCCACGTGGTTACGATCACCACCAGTCTGGTCGACCATGCGATCGACGGCGTGCCGTCGGTGCTGGCGTCGCTGACCAAAGGCGGCCTGAACGCGGCGACCAAGTCGCTCGCCATCGAGTACGCGAAACGGGGTATCCGCGCCAACGCGGTCTCGCCGGGCATCATCAAATCACCGATGCACGCCGAGCAAACGCACGCGGCGCTCGGCGCATTGCATCCGATGGGCCACATGGGTGAAATGAGCGATATCGTGAACGCTGTGCTGTATCTGGACGCCGCGCCGTTCGTGACGGGCGAAATCCTGCACGTGGACGGCGGCCAAAGCGCCGGCCACTGA
- a CDS encoding alpha/beta fold hydrolase, translating into MFADFIDASAEVDGIRINAIRCGNGPALLLLHGHPQTHAIWHKVAPTLARHFTVIAADLRGYGDSGKPLGADDHSNYSKRRMAADQVALMQAQGFSEFAVIGHDRGGRVAARMALDHPRAVTKLVTLDVAPTLAMYEQTSFAFARAYWHWFFLVRPAPFPETLIRADADLYLKQTIGARSAGLAPFTPDAYAEYLRCLSDPATAHGICEDYRASISIDLDHDRASLDEGRKIDCAFLALWGAQGVIEQCFAPLAEWRQWSVQVSGEALPCGHYIPEEAPELLLERVLPFLQA; encoded by the coding sequence ATGTTTGCAGACTTCATAGACGCGTCGGCCGAGGTCGACGGGATTCGGATCAACGCGATTCGCTGCGGCAACGGGCCGGCTTTGCTGCTGCTGCATGGCCATCCGCAGACCCACGCGATCTGGCACAAGGTCGCGCCCACGCTGGCGCGGCACTTCACGGTGATCGCCGCGGATTTGCGCGGTTACGGCGACAGCGGCAAACCGCTGGGCGCAGACGATCACAGCAACTATTCGAAACGCCGCATGGCCGCGGATCAGGTCGCGTTGATGCAGGCGCAGGGCTTCAGCGAGTTTGCCGTGATCGGTCACGATCGCGGCGGACGCGTCGCCGCACGCATGGCGCTCGATCATCCGCGAGCCGTGACGAAACTGGTGACGCTCGACGTCGCGCCGACGCTTGCGATGTACGAGCAAACCTCGTTCGCCTTCGCACGCGCTTACTGGCACTGGTTTTTTCTCGTGCGTCCCGCGCCGTTTCCCGAGACGCTGATTCGCGCGGATGCCGATCTGTATCTGAAGCAGACCATCGGCGCGCGCAGCGCCGGGCTCGCGCCGTTCACTCCAGACGCCTACGCGGAGTACCTGCGTTGTCTGAGCGACCCCGCGACCGCGCACGGCATCTGCGAGGACTATCGCGCGAGTATCTCGATCGACCTCGATCACGACCGGGCCTCGCTGGACGAAGGGCGCAAGATCGACTGCGCGTTTCTCGCGTTGTGGGGCGCGCAAGGCGTGATCGAACAGTGCTTCGCACCGCTCGCCGAATGGCGGCAATGGTCCGTGCAGGTGAGCGGCGAAGCGCTGCCGTGCGGTCATTACATTCCCGAGGAAGCGCCCGAGTTGCTGCTCGAACGCGTGCTTCCGTTTTTGCAGGCTTAG
- a CDS encoding LysR family transcriptional regulator — protein sequence MKNLSQFLNFAAVARHGSFARAARELSLAPSSVAKSIARLEQELGVRLFHRTTRSVHLTEEGQTLFAKCSRLLDEIDALDLRSVSDAGEPAGTLCIGAPIGYGTQVVLPVLTALQRRYPALEFDLRLSDEQVNLVGEGLDAVIRFGALTDSSLIARQFDSQPLVLCASPAYLAAHPKIRAVADLAQHGVVAFRMPTTGRERPLEFVEKGNAVAIAPKSRFRISHGEALIGAAVQGAGLVQVPEFMARRHLDSGALDELLPQCRPAPLPVNVIVPGSRTRPVRVDALIDALMNGRPGASYNPLLRSDPHE from the coding sequence ATGAAAAACCTCAGTCAGTTCCTCAATTTTGCCGCCGTCGCGAGGCATGGCAGCTTTGCGCGTGCCGCGCGAGAGCTGAGCCTCGCACCTTCGTCGGTGGCGAAAAGCATTGCACGGCTCGAACAGGAGCTCGGCGTGCGGCTGTTTCATCGCACGACGCGTTCCGTGCATCTGACCGAGGAAGGTCAGACGCTTTTTGCCAAGTGTTCGCGGCTGCTCGACGAGATCGACGCGCTGGATCTGCGCAGCGTTTCCGACGCCGGTGAGCCGGCCGGCACGCTGTGCATCGGCGCGCCGATCGGCTACGGCACCCAGGTCGTGTTGCCGGTGCTGACCGCTTTGCAGCGGCGCTATCCCGCGCTCGAATTCGATCTGCGGCTGTCGGACGAGCAGGTCAATCTGGTTGGCGAGGGACTGGACGCGGTGATTCGTTTTGGCGCGTTGACCGATTCGAGCCTGATTGCCCGCCAATTCGATTCTCAACCGCTGGTGTTGTGCGCAAGCCCAGCGTATCTCGCCGCTCATCCGAAGATCCGCGCGGTCGCCGACCTCGCGCAACATGGGGTTGTCGCTTTCAGAATGCCGACGACCGGGCGGGAGCGGCCGCTCGAATTCGTCGAGAAGGGGAATGCTGTCGCGATCGCGCCGAAATCGCGGTTTCGGATCAGTCACGGCGAGGCGTTGATCGGCGCGGCGGTGCAGGGCGCCGGGCTGGTTCAGGTGCCGGAGTTCATGGCGCGCCGGCACCTCGATAGCGGGGCGTTGGACGAGTTGTTGCCTCAATGCCGTCCCGCACCGTTGCCGGTCAACGTGATCGTGCCGGGCTCGCGAACGCGGCCCGTGCGCGTCGATGCATTGATCGACGCGTTGATGAATGGGCGGCCGGGTGCCAGCTACAATCCGCTACTTCGATCCGACCCACATGAATGA
- a CDS encoding cupin domain-containing protein yields MSFQNIKPVDYDFGGSHARLLVSGKQSAGSYCMIEIFSPAGRATPTHRHQHEDETIHMLEGELDVNIEGTTHTFRAGETLYLQRGTAHQLINRSDATARYLVICAPAGFDEFVEICADVLAAPYETAPPSDASKQKMRDAAPRFGITLLPPQNVAFTPA; encoded by the coding sequence ATGTCTTTCCAGAACATCAAACCGGTCGACTACGATTTCGGCGGCTCGCACGCGCGGCTGCTCGTTTCCGGCAAGCAATCCGCCGGATCGTACTGCATGATCGAAATCTTTTCTCCGGCGGGCCGGGCCACGCCGACGCACCGGCATCAGCACGAGGACGAGACGATCCATATGCTGGAAGGCGAACTCGACGTCAACATCGAAGGCACGACGCACACGTTCCGCGCGGGTGAGACGCTGTATCTGCAACGCGGCACCGCGCATCAACTGATTAACCGCTCGGACGCGACGGCACGCTATCTGGTCATCTGCGCGCCGGCCGGCTTCGACGAATTCGTCGAGATCTGCGCCGACGTGCTGGCCGCGCCCTACGAGACCGCGCCGCCGAGCGACGCCTCGAAACAGAAAATGCGCGACGCGGCGCCGCGCTTCGGTATTACGTTGCTTCCGCCGCAGAACGTGGCGTTCACTCCGGCGTAA
- a CDS encoding LysR family transcriptional regulator gives MQRQFEDVLLGSIELFCLAAELESFTVAATAAGVTPAAVSRTVARLEARLGVRLFVRTTRQIRLTDAGRRYFEQCRQALGQLADAEREATGQQTAPSGVLRISMPTPYGHYRVLPLLAEFRARYPGITVETHLSNRNIDFADEGFDLAIRGRAPSDSGLIARKIEDAELVVVASPAYLRNAGKLDTPDDLLMHDCIQFALPSTGRNIPWLFKQSGDAVEMMTRGGNVSSGDVLAGVTLARHGAGLFQTYRFIVDKDIADGTLKELLVPHGGCSRPFVLLYPHARHLSSRVRSFVDFLMEKLGS, from the coding sequence ATGCAGCGTCAATTTGAAGATGTCCTTCTGGGCAGTATCGAACTGTTCTGTCTCGCGGCCGAACTGGAGAGCTTTACGGTGGCCGCGACCGCCGCGGGCGTGACGCCGGCGGCGGTGAGCCGCACGGTTGCGCGTCTGGAGGCGCGTCTCGGTGTGCGGCTGTTCGTGCGCACCACGCGGCAAATCCGGCTCACGGATGCGGGCCGGCGCTACTTCGAACAGTGCCGTCAGGCGCTTGGTCAACTGGCCGACGCCGAGCGCGAAGCCACCGGCCAGCAAACCGCGCCGAGCGGCGTGCTGCGGATCAGCATGCCGACCCCGTACGGCCACTATCGGGTGCTACCGTTACTGGCGGAGTTTCGCGCGCGCTATCCCGGCATCACGGTCGAAACCCATCTCAGCAACCGCAACATCGACTTCGCCGACGAAGGTTTCGATCTCGCGATTCGCGGGCGTGCGCCGAGCGATTCCGGTTTGATCGCGCGCAAGATCGAGGACGCGGAACTGGTGGTCGTCGCGTCGCCGGCGTATCTGCGCAACGCGGGCAAACTCGACACGCCCGACGATCTGCTCATGCACGACTGCATTCAGTTCGCGTTGCCGAGCACCGGCCGTAACATTCCGTGGCTCTTCAAACAGTCGGGCGACGCGGTCGAGATGATGACGCGCGGCGGCAACGTGTCGTCGGGCGACGTGCTGGCCGGTGTGACGTTGGCGCGGCACGGCGCGGGCCTTTTTCAGACCTATCGTTTCATCGTCGACAAAGACATTGCCGATGGCACGCTCAAAGAATTGCTCGTGCCTCATGGCGGATGCTCGCGGCCCTTCGTGCTGCTCTATCCGCATGCCCGGCATCTGTCGTCGCGCGTGCGGAGCTTCGTCGATTTTCTGATGGAAAAGCTTGGGTCGTAG
- a CDS encoding LysR family transcriptional regulator encodes MDGFSDLNLFALVARHRNLAAAARELGVTPPSISKRLAQLEQRLGVRLVNRTTRRVSLTAEGEIYLANGSRILDDLAELEQLVTQSRAEPAGLLRVNASFGFGRAHIAPAISRFSERFPSMKIQLHLTDRPLSLQEEGFDLGIRFGDVPDARINARLLLKNQRLACASPAYLKRHGAPTMPHDLTRHACLVLRENESAYGTWHFSRGKKAETVKVDGPLSSNDGSVVLKWALDGRGITVRSAWEIAGHVRRGELVPVLGDWTLPNADIHAIYLERHSLSAKLRTFIDFLGDELRESVKPI; translated from the coding sequence ATGGACGGCTTTTCCGACCTGAATCTGTTCGCGCTGGTGGCGCGCCACCGCAATCTGGCCGCCGCCGCGCGCGAACTTGGGGTGACGCCTCCGTCCATCAGCAAGCGCCTGGCGCAACTCGAACAGCGGCTTGGCGTGCGGCTGGTCAACCGCACCACGCGGCGCGTCAGTCTCACGGCGGAAGGCGAGATCTATCTGGCGAACGGCTCGCGGATCCTCGACGATCTCGCCGAACTCGAACAGTTGGTGACGCAGAGCCGCGCCGAACCGGCCGGTCTGTTGCGCGTGAACGCGTCGTTCGGTTTCGGCCGCGCGCATATTGCGCCGGCCATTTCGCGCTTCAGCGAGCGGTTTCCTTCGATGAAGATTCAACTGCATCTGACCGACCGGCCGCTGAGCTTGCAGGAGGAAGGCTTCGATCTCGGCATTCGTTTCGGCGACGTGCCCGACGCGCGTATCAATGCGCGTTTGCTGCTGAAGAACCAGCGTCTGGCGTGCGCGTCGCCGGCTTATCTGAAACGGCATGGCGCGCCGACAATGCCGCACGATCTCACGCGCCATGCGTGCCTCGTGTTACGCGAAAACGAATCGGCGTATGGCACGTGGCATTTTTCGCGCGGCAAGAAAGCGGAGACGGTGAAGGTGGACGGTCCGTTGAGCAGCAACGACGGCAGCGTCGTGTTGAAGTGGGCGCTCGACGGTCGCGGCATTACCGTGCGCTCGGCGTGGGAAATCGCCGGACACGTACGGCGTGGTGAGTTGGTGCCGGTGCTGGGCGACTGGACGCTGCCGAATGCGGACATCCACGCGATTTACCTGGAGCGGCACAGTTTGTCGGCCAAGCTCAGAACGTTTATCGACTTTCTCGGCGACGAGTTGCGCGAGAGCGTGAAGCCGATTTAG
- a CDS encoding saccharopine dehydrogenase family protein, protein MNDRITVAVYGASGHTGRFVVAELQRRGLGVVRIGRDAARLQESPADATAPWRVAEVGSANQLDAALRGTHAVINCAGPFLDTALPIVDAALRARIPYLDVTAEQPSLQALIDQRDTSAREAGVTLIPAAAFYGGLADLLVTSVADTGQALDRVDVAIGLDSWHPTRGTRLTGARNHATRMIQRDGRLAPLPQPAPESLWAFPAPLGNAEVVMLPFTEVLAVSRHLRVGTMDSWLASAALRDIRDPATPPPQPNDAQGRSAQQFIVDIVIAQNGATRRATATGRDIYAVTAPIVVEATERLVRGKSTSQGGVVSLGEIFDARDFLAALDTMSVSYDVTGAPLLARTPSH, encoded by the coding sequence ATGAACGATCGAATCACAGTTGCGGTGTACGGCGCCTCGGGTCACACAGGGCGCTTCGTCGTGGCGGAGTTGCAGCGGCGCGGGCTCGGTGTGGTCCGCATAGGACGGGACGCCGCGCGTCTGCAGGAAAGCCCGGCAGACGCAACGGCGCCGTGGCGCGTGGCCGAGGTCGGCAGCGCGAACCAACTCGACGCGGCGCTGCGCGGTACGCACGCCGTGATCAACTGCGCCGGACCGTTTCTCGATACGGCGCTGCCGATCGTGGATGCCGCCTTGCGCGCGCGGATTCCCTATCTCGACGTCACGGCGGAACAACCGTCGCTTCAGGCCTTGATCGATCAGCGCGACACGAGCGCCCGCGAGGCCGGCGTGACGCTGATCCCCGCCGCCGCGTTCTACGGCGGGCTGGCCGATCTGCTGGTCACCTCGGTGGCGGACACCGGGCAAGCGCTCGATCGCGTGGACGTCGCCATTGGCCTCGACAGTTGGCACCCGACACGCGGAACACGTCTAACCGGTGCGCGCAATCACGCGACACGGATGATCCAGCGCGACGGCCGGCTGGCGCCGTTGCCGCAGCCCGCGCCCGAAAGCCTGTGGGCATTCCCGGCCCCGCTCGGCAATGCGGAGGTGGTGATGCTGCCGTTCACGGAGGTGCTCGCGGTGTCGCGTCATCTGCGGGTCGGGACGATGGACTCGTGGCTCGCGTCGGCCGCGCTGCGCGACATTCGCGATCCGGCTACGCCGCCGCCTCAACCCAACGACGCGCAAGGACGCTCAGCCCAACAGTTCATCGTCGACATAGTCATCGCGCAGAACGGAGCGACGCGGCGCGCGACCGCGACCGGACGCGACATCTATGCCGTGACCGCGCCGATCGTCGTCGAGGCGACTGAGCGGCTGGTTCGCGGCAAGTCCACGAGCCAAGGCGGTGTGGTCAGTCTCGGCGAGATTTTCGACGCGAGGGATTTTCTCGCCGCGCTCGATACGATGAGCGTTTCTTACGACGTCACGGGCGCCCCGCTGCTCGCGCGCACGCCATCGCACTAG